The Candidatus Hydrogenedentota bacterium genome contains a region encoding:
- the murD gene encoding UDP-N-acetylmuramoyl-L-alanine--D-glutamate ligase, translating to MELRGNRVVIIGLGETAVALARLLLQCGARPFVSESGPGKPALCAALDGLGVAYETGRHTDRAIDGADLCVPSPGVPLDAIPLREIRARGVPVLGELEVASWHCHSRVLAVTGTNGKTTTTELLRAMVSACRLSVLLAGNNALPFSAAVMAEPIPEFIVLEVSSYQLEAAASFRPWIGCVLNLTPDHLARHKTMEGYAAAKARLFAFQREGDIAVLNEDDPWVAPMQTRPGVERAGFSLERPVAAGVWFDGRVYRWGSEQVAAAADSPLPGRHNAQNIAAALAMMRAGAFPQEDVLAGLRAFQGVEHRIEYVATVDGVDYFNDSKSTNIDSLRVALESFARPVVLIAGGRGKGSSYSVLGPLVQARVKAIITLGEDAARIEDELGPFAPTTRAADMEDAVARARARAAAGDALLLSPACASFDRYKSFEERGRHFKACVRAIASRAHTEEV from the coding sequence TTGGAGCTGCGAGGAAACAGAGTCGTCATTATCGGCCTGGGCGAAACGGCCGTGGCGCTCGCGCGGCTGCTGCTCCAGTGCGGCGCGCGGCCTTTTGTGAGCGAGTCTGGTCCGGGGAAGCCCGCGTTGTGCGCGGCCCTCGACGGCTTGGGCGTCGCCTACGAAACCGGGCGGCACACCGACCGGGCCATAGACGGCGCGGACCTCTGTGTGCCCAGCCCCGGCGTGCCTCTTGATGCGATACCGCTGCGTGAAATCCGGGCGCGCGGCGTGCCCGTCCTTGGAGAACTGGAAGTTGCCTCGTGGCACTGCCACTCCCGCGTGCTCGCCGTCACGGGCACCAACGGCAAGACGACCACAACTGAACTCCTGCGGGCCATGGTCTCGGCCTGCCGTCTCTCCGTGCTGCTCGCGGGCAACAACGCCCTGCCCTTTTCCGCCGCCGTCATGGCGGAGCCCATTCCCGAATTCATTGTGCTCGAGGTGAGCAGCTATCAGCTCGAAGCCGCCGCGTCGTTCCGTCCCTGGATCGGTTGCGTGCTTAACCTGACGCCGGACCATCTTGCCCGGCATAAGACGATGGAGGGCTACGCCGCCGCGAAAGCGCGCCTGTTCGCGTTCCAGCGCGAAGGCGATATTGCCGTTCTGAACGAAGACGACCCCTGGGTCGCACCGATGCAGACGCGCCCGGGCGTCGAGCGGGCGGGGTTCAGTCTGGAACGCCCCGTTGCCGCGGGGGTCTGGTTTGACGGGCGGGTGTACCGCTGGGGCTCTGAACAGGTGGCTGCGGCGGCCGATTCGCCTCTTCCCGGACGCCACAACGCCCAGAATATCGCCGCGGCGCTTGCCATGATGCGGGCGGGAGCCTTTCCGCAGGAGGATGTGCTTGCCGGACTGCGCGCGTTCCAGGGGGTCGAGCATCGTATCGAGTACGTAGCGACTGTTGACGGCGTAGATTATTTTAACGACTCGAAGTCCACCAATATCGACAGTCTGCGGGTCGCGCTCGAGAGTTTTGCGCGGCCTGTGGTCCTGATCGCCGGGGGGCGGGGCAAGGGGAGCAGTTACAGCGTCCTGGGGCCGCTGGTGCAGGCGCGCGTTAAGGCGATTATTACGCTGGGCGAAGACGCGGCGCGCATCGAGGACGAACTTGGCCCGTTCGCGCCTACGACACGCGCGGCGGACATGGAAGATGCCGTGGCGCGCGCGCGCGCGCGCGCCGCCGCGGGGGATGCGCTGCTGCTATCGCCCGCGTGCGCGAGTTTTGACAGGTACAAGAGTTTCGAGGAACGGGGCCGCCACTTCAAAGCCTGCGTGCGGGCCATCGCATCCCGGGCTCATACCGAGGAGGTCTAG
- the murF gene encoding UDP-N-acetylmuramoyl-tripeptide--D-alanyl-D-alanine ligase yields the protein MPWEYTVTRLAQTVGAPTPAADAAFSSVSTDTRQLRPGDLFVALRGPNFDAEAFVPEAFRKGAAGALCRGVHPEGPCVVVDEPLRALQAFAAYHRAQLDIPVLAITGSCGKTTAKDLTVSVLGSRFLVAGTEGNLNNEIGCPISLLRMDAATEFGVLELGANHPGEIAGLCMLVQPDESAITLIAPAHLEGFGSIEAVARAKGEIVDALPSDGCFYVNTDDTRCMEIAGRFPGEKVRFGGSGDVVLRSCGFAPSGEMALEIEPVGRLRLPLAVRAHAVNVLLAVAVGLRHGIDEFEGPLREACARMAHFRVVRMGPLEILDDSYNANPASMAAALQALADRPSAGARFAALGEMLELGGAARELHGEAGARAAAARVAHLYARGPHAPDMTGAARAAGVPDAAVIDEHRAMAEAIAAQARPGDVLLVKGSRGMRMEKVIEALRVIYAEQPGENAL from the coding sequence ATGCCTTGGGAATACACAGTGACTCGCCTCGCGCAGACCGTCGGCGCGCCCACCCCCGCGGCGGATGCCGCCTTTTCGTCCGTGTCCACCGATACCCGCCAATTGCGCCCCGGCGACCTGTTCGTGGCCTTGCGCGGGCCGAATTTCGACGCGGAAGCGTTCGTGCCGGAAGCGTTCCGGAAGGGCGCGGCGGGGGCCTTGTGCCGCGGGGTCCATCCGGAAGGCCCCTGCGTGGTCGTGGACGAGCCGCTGCGCGCGCTTCAGGCATTCGCCGCGTATCACCGCGCGCAATTGGACATTCCGGTGCTCGCCATAACCGGATCCTGCGGCAAGACCACGGCGAAGGACCTCACCGTTTCCGTGCTCGGCTCGCGTTTTCTCGTTGCCGGAACGGAAGGCAACCTCAACAACGAGATCGGCTGCCCAATTTCACTGCTGCGCATGGACGCCGCCACGGAATTCGGCGTGCTCGAACTGGGCGCCAACCACCCGGGCGAGATTGCGGGCTTGTGCATGCTGGTTCAGCCCGACGAATCCGCCATCACCCTCATCGCGCCCGCCCATCTCGAAGGATTCGGCAGTATCGAAGCCGTGGCACGCGCCAAGGGCGAAATCGTCGATGCGCTGCCCTCGGACGGCTGCTTCTATGTCAACACGGACGACACACGTTGCATGGAAATTGCAGGCCGATTTCCCGGCGAGAAGGTGCGTTTCGGCGGTTCGGGCGATGTCGTGCTGCGCTCGTGCGGCTTCGCCCCCTCCGGCGAAATGGCGCTCGAGATCGAGCCGGTGGGCCGGTTGCGCCTGCCGCTGGCCGTGCGCGCTCATGCCGTCAACGTACTGCTGGCCGTCGCGGTGGGATTGCGCCACGGCATAGACGAATTCGAAGGCCCCTTGCGCGAAGCCTGCGCCCGGATGGCGCATTTCCGTGTCGTGCGCATGGGCCCGCTGGAAATCCTGGATGATTCGTACAACGCGAATCCCGCGAGCATGGCCGCCGCGCTCCAGGCGCTGGCCGACAGGCCTTCGGCTGGCGCGCGCTTCGCGGCGCTCGGGGAGATGCTTGAATTGGGCGGCGCCGCCCGCGAACTCCATGGCGAGGCCGGCGCGCGCGCGGCCGCGGCACGGGTCGCGCACCTTTACGCGCGCGGTCCTCACGCCCCCGATATGACTGGCGCGGCCCGTGCGGCGGGCGTCCCGGACGCGGCCGTCATAGACGAACACCGGGCCATGGCCGAGGCGATCGCGGCGCAGGCGCGGCCCGGCGACGTGCTTCTGGTGAAAGGTTCGCGCGGCATGCGCATGGAGAAGGTGATTGAGGCGCTACGCGTCATCTACGCGGAGCAGCCCGGGGAGAACGCGCTATGA
- a CDS encoding UDP-N-acetylmuramoyl-L-alanyl-D-glutamate--2,6-diaminopimelate ligase, giving the protein MTRQQLCETLGLGPSPGRDFTFDAVTEDSRKVRPGSLFIAVQGETADGHAFAPQAATAGAVAILGNRTELAELCGLPYVGCSAPRAAAGIIAHALHGNPSEHLVVIGVTGTNGKSSTVFLIHSILQAAGLRAAKFGTLGYEVAGQASPAPHTTPFAETLAEHFALARGKGMTHVVMEVSSHALDQDRVAGIEFQAAAFTNLTQDHLDYHQDMDTYRHAKLKLFHRLHGPGRFAVVNRDDPSADCFLAASQVPCYTFGKRGDCRATRVRAELRRTTFHMESPWGEAEVAMALLGEHNVSNALCAAAVCGGFGIPVGVVAEGIAAMPCVPGRFEPIDAGQDFQVVVDYAHTDDALRNVLTAARALCNERVILVFGCGGDRDRGKRPKMGRVAAELATYAVVTSDNPRTEDPLRILLDVEAGIQSANKRKGEDYAVIENRAEAIAHALGMAETGDLVLIAGKGHEDYQIIGKTKHHFDDREVARKLLEERC; this is encoded by the coding sequence ATGACCAGACAACAACTATGTGAGACGCTAGGTCTCGGCCCCTCGCCGGGGCGTGACTTCACGTTTGACGCTGTCACCGAGGATTCCCGCAAGGTTCGGCCCGGCAGCCTTTTTATAGCGGTGCAGGGCGAAACCGCCGATGGCCACGCATTTGCACCCCAGGCCGCGACCGCCGGCGCCGTGGCCATCCTGGGCAACAGAACGGAACTTGCGGAACTGTGCGGGCTGCCCTACGTTGGGTGTTCCGCGCCGCGCGCAGCCGCGGGGATTATCGCCCATGCGCTGCATGGAAATCCGTCGGAGCATCTTGTCGTCATCGGGGTGACCGGCACCAACGGCAAGTCCAGCACGGTTTTCCTTATTCATTCCATCCTCCAGGCCGCGGGATTGCGCGCGGCCAAATTCGGCACGCTGGGCTATGAGGTCGCGGGCCAAGCCAGCCCCGCGCCGCACACGACGCCCTTCGCCGAAACTCTGGCCGAGCACTTTGCGCTGGCGCGCGGAAAGGGGATGACGCACGTCGTGATGGAGGTCAGCTCCCACGCGCTGGACCAGGACCGCGTCGCCGGCATCGAATTTCAGGCCGCCGCTTTCACCAATCTGACCCAGGACCATCTCGATTACCACCAGGACATGGACACCTACCGGCACGCCAAATTGAAGCTCTTTCACCGCCTGCACGGCCCGGGGCGGTTTGCCGTGGTCAACCGCGATGACCCTTCTGCGGACTGTTTCCTCGCGGCATCCCAGGTTCCCTGCTACACCTTCGGGAAACGCGGCGATTGCCGCGCCACGCGCGTACGGGCGGAACTGCGCCGGACCACGTTTCACATGGAATCCCCCTGGGGCGAAGCGGAAGTCGCGATGGCGCTGCTGGGCGAGCACAACGTAAGCAACGCGTTGTGCGCCGCCGCCGTTTGCGGCGGTTTCGGTATCCCCGTTGGCGTGGTGGCCGAGGGCATCGCGGCGATGCCCTGCGTGCCCGGGCGTTTCGAGCCCATAGACGCCGGACAGGACTTCCAGGTCGTGGTGGATTACGCGCACACGGATGACGCGCTGCGTAACGTGCTCACCGCGGCGCGCGCCTTATGCAACGAGCGCGTAATCCTCGTCTTCGGATGCGGCGGCGACCGGGACCGTGGCAAACGTCCGAAGATGGGCCGCGTCGCCGCCGAACTGGCGACCTACGCGGTGGTCACCTCCGACAATCCCCGCACGGAAGACCCGCTGCGCATCTTGCTCGATGTCGAGGCGGGCATCCAGTCTGCGAACAAGCGAAAAGGCGAGGACTACGCCGTCATCGAGAATCGCGCCGAGGCTATCGCGCATGCGCTGGGCATGGCGGAGACCGGCGACCTGGTCCTTATCGCCGGCAAGGGGCATGAAGACTACCAGATCATCGGAAAGACGAAGCATCACTTCGATGACCGTGAGGTGGCGCGCAAACTGCTCGAGGAGCGTTGCTGA
- a CDS encoding DUF2961 domain-containing protein, which yields MKSRTRPVVTTCLCMVAALLVQGASLAQSPGTPLDGLERLKEGRSMRSSSSDPDWVNGNGDARPILPGGSLVIADLEGPGIITHIWNTIAAQEPGYSRLLVIRMYWDGEEAPSVQAPIGDFFVIGHGIDVPFESLPVTVSSDGRARNCYWPMPFRKSAKITVTNEGRKAVSALYWYVDWRKLPELPGDAAYFHAMYRQEHPAVPARNYQIADIAGRGHYVGTVMNVRQHTGSWYGEGDDFWFIDGETEPSLRGTGSEDYFCDAWGFRKFDGPYYGVPVWDNFKEMGRITAYRWHLTDSVSFERSLRVEIEHKGVTFNEDGSVKSGFEERADDFSSVAFWYQVEPHKPFEPLPPAYDRLYVDYANLVEGESLVEQAKASEGPVLTQDGSWSGGKQFWWQPQAEGESLELPVSVQEDGDYELTLLMTHSWDYGIYQALIDGKPAGVPMDLWSESVKTEEHIFAAGTLTAGPHVLKFENKGKNKESDGYYFGLDGFILQSR from the coding sequence ATGAAATCAAGAACAAGACCGGTTGTGACGACCTGTTTGTGTATGGTTGCCGCCCTGCTTGTGCAGGGCGCGAGTCTGGCGCAATCACCGGGCACGCCGCTGGACGGGTTGGAACGGCTGAAGGAAGGGCGGTCCATGCGTTCGTCCTCTTCCGACCCGGATTGGGTGAACGGCAACGGCGATGCGCGGCCTATCCTGCCGGGCGGCTCGCTGGTCATCGCGGACCTGGAAGGCCCCGGCATCATCACGCATATCTGGAACACGATTGCCGCGCAGGAACCGGGCTATTCGCGGCTGCTGGTAATACGCATGTACTGGGACGGCGAGGAGGCGCCGTCGGTCCAGGCGCCGATCGGCGATTTCTTCGTGATCGGTCACGGGATCGACGTTCCCTTCGAGTCGTTGCCGGTAACGGTCTCGTCGGACGGGCGCGCGCGCAACTGCTACTGGCCAATGCCGTTCCGGAAATCGGCAAAGATCACCGTGACCAACGAGGGCCGCAAGGCGGTCAGCGCCCTCTACTGGTATGTCGATTGGCGCAAGCTGCCGGAGCTGCCCGGCGATGCGGCGTATTTCCACGCCATGTACCGGCAGGAGCACCCGGCGGTACCGGCGCGCAACTACCAGATCGCGGATATCGCGGGCCGGGGCCACTATGTCGGTACGGTCATGAACGTGCGGCAGCACACGGGCAGCTGGTACGGCGAGGGCGACGACTTCTGGTTCATCGACGGCGAGACGGAGCCGAGCCTGCGCGGCACGGGCAGCGAGGACTACTTCTGCGACGCGTGGGGTTTCCGCAAGTTCGACGGACCGTACTATGGCGTGCCCGTGTGGGACAATTTCAAGGAAATGGGCAGGATCACGGCGTATCGCTGGCACCTGACCGATTCGGTCTCCTTCGAGCGGTCTTTGCGGGTCGAAATCGAGCACAAAGGCGTCACTTTCAATGAAGACGGGTCGGTGAAATCGGGCTTCGAGGAACGCGCGGACGACTTCTCGTCGGTGGCGTTCTGGTATCAGGTCGAGCCGCACAAACCGTTCGAGCCGCTGCCGCCCGCGTATGACCGCTTGTACGTGGACTACGCGAACCTGGTGGAGGGCGAATCGCTTGTTGAGCAGGCCAAGGCGAGCGAGGGCCCCGTTCTGACACAAGACGGCAGTTGGAGCGGCGGCAAGCAGTTCTGGTGGCAGCCGCAGGCTGAGGGCGAGTCGCTCGAACTACCTGTGTCGGTGCAGGAAGACGGCGACTACGAATTGACGCTGCTCATGACCCACTCCTGGGACTACGGCATATACCAGGCGCTGATCGACGGCAAACCCGCCGGCGTGCCCATGGACCTTTGGAGCGAAAGCGTCAAGACGGAGGAACACATTTTCGCCGCCGGGACGCTCACCGCGGGTCCCCACGTGCTGAAATTCGAGAACAAGGGCAAGAACAAGGAAAGCGACGGGTATTACTTCGGCCTGGACGGGTTTATACTGCAATCGCGCTGA
- the murG gene encoding undecaprenyldiphospho-muramoylpentapeptide beta-N-acetylglucosaminyltransferase — protein MKVMITGGGTGGHTSPALAIVEELRKRDPQLLLQWVGREGGLEQRIAAANEIPFRTVPVEGWPRKAIVRRAWVAVKLAAGLARATTLLRKFDPHVVIGVGGYVSLPLLWAAQRFGAPTVLHEQNKRIGMANHMLAGKARRIYLSFPDTLGDYPRENARVVGNPVRAGFVQPPGAAEAKRRLELDPGRPVVLVTGGSQGAGAINRAMTGALPAFAPEDAQFLWMTGAEDASAARELAAELKATVRVFHFIEDMVTASAAADLIVGRAGASTTAEIAVLGKPSILIPYPHATDNHQEENARAFAETGAALMLLNDDCTGPRLAEEIRRLLASPEDRERMGRAARSLGHPDAAEALVDDLFDLLFSAGKPAGS, from the coding sequence ATGAAAGTCATGATTACCGGCGGCGGCACGGGCGGCCACACTTCGCCCGCGCTCGCTATTGTCGAGGAACTGCGCAAGCGGGACCCCCAACTGCTCTTGCAGTGGGTCGGACGCGAGGGCGGGCTGGAACAACGGATTGCGGCGGCCAACGAGATTCCCTTTCGCACCGTGCCTGTCGAGGGTTGGCCGCGCAAAGCCATTGTGCGTCGCGCCTGGGTCGCCGTAAAACTTGCCGCGGGACTCGCCCGCGCCACAACGCTGCTTCGCAAGTTCGACCCGCACGTCGTTATCGGAGTCGGCGGCTACGTCTCGCTGCCGCTGTTGTGGGCGGCCCAGCGTTTCGGCGCGCCCACCGTGCTGCACGAACAGAACAAGCGCATTGGCATGGCCAACCACATGCTGGCGGGGAAAGCCCGGCGCATTTATCTCAGCTTTCCCGATACGCTCGGCGACTACCCGCGTGAAAACGCGCGCGTGGTCGGCAATCCCGTGCGCGCGGGCTTTGTCCAGCCGCCCGGCGCGGCCGAGGCCAAGCGCCGCCTTGAACTCGACCCCGGCAGGCCGGTCGTGCTCGTGACAGGCGGCAGCCAGGGCGCGGGCGCCATCAACCGAGCCATGACCGGCGCACTGCCTGCCTTCGCGCCCGAGGATGCTCAATTCCTCTGGATGACGGGCGCCGAGGACGCCTCCGCCGCGCGCGAACTTGCCGCGGAACTCAAGGCGACCGTGCGTGTCTTCCATTTTATTGAGGACATGGTGACCGCATCAGCCGCGGCGGACCTCATCGTCGGCCGCGCGGGCGCGTCGACCACCGCCGAAATCGCCGTCCTCGGCAAGCCGTCCATTCTCATCCCGTATCCGCACGCCACCGACAACCACCAGGAAGAGAACGCGCGCGCCTTTGCCGAAACCGGCGCCGCGCTCATGCTGCTCAACGACGACTGCACGGGCCCGCGCCTGGCGGAGGAAATCCGGCGGCTGCTCGCCAGTCCGGAAGACCGTGAGCGAATGGGCCGCGCCGCGAGAAGCCTGGGGCATCCTGACGCCGCGGAAGCCCTGGTCGACGACTTGTTTGACCTGCTCTTCAGCGCCGGGAAGCCCGCCGGTTCCTGA
- a CDS encoding cell division protein FtsW has protein sequence MQRETTALILIVLILVACGVLMVYSATGASDGYGLLHRQIAYAGVGLLVFFLLARFDYHRLGEAKFYSVINLAALVMLVLVLFPPFGVEVDGARRWLKIGAFQFQPSEIAKFALLLWLAVKLTMNRMHAKELFRGFVPPFFMTGLYAYLIYKENDLGLPAVLLGVSLIVMWNAGIHFIYLVLTGVAGVAGVIYIAIKTPYRFDRLLAFLDPAAHRDDASFQLVQSLRGFAQGELWGQGLGAGEQKLDYLFAAHTDFIFSVIGEERGLFGSLFIVALFMGFALAAFRIVLKAPDMFGSMLACGCAVWTTFQAAFIMAVTVGLLPTKGMPLPFISYGGTALVVFLACAGVLVNIGAQVHQEETGGRSIVPGQQPLPAY, from the coding sequence ATGCAACGGGAAACCACAGCCCTCATATTGATCGTTTTGATCCTGGTCGCCTGCGGGGTGCTCATGGTTTACAGCGCCACCGGCGCCAGCGACGGCTACGGCCTGCTGCACCGCCAGATTGCCTATGCCGGCGTCGGCCTGCTGGTGTTCTTTCTGCTCGCCCGATTTGACTATCACCGGCTGGGCGAAGCGAAGTTCTACAGCGTCATCAACCTTGCTGCTCTCGTCATGCTGGTGCTGGTGCTCTTTCCGCCTTTCGGCGTCGAGGTTGACGGTGCGCGCCGTTGGCTCAAAATAGGAGCGTTCCAGTTCCAGCCCTCGGAGATAGCCAAGTTCGCGCTCCTGCTCTGGCTCGCCGTCAAGCTCACCATGAACCGCATGCATGCCAAGGAACTCTTCCGGGGCTTTGTTCCGCCCTTCTTCATGACCGGCCTGTACGCATATCTCATTTACAAGGAGAATGACCTGGGTCTGCCCGCCGTGCTGCTCGGCGTTTCCCTGATTGTGATGTGGAACGCGGGCATCCATTTCATCTATCTTGTGCTGACCGGCGTGGCCGGCGTGGCCGGCGTGATTTATATCGCGATCAAGACGCCGTACCGTTTCGACCGGCTGCTCGCGTTCCTGGACCCGGCCGCGCATCGCGATGACGCGAGCTTCCAGTTGGTCCAGTCGCTGCGCGGGTTTGCGCAGGGAGAGCTCTGGGGGCAGGGGCTCGGGGCCGGGGAACAAAAATTGGACTACCTTTTCGCCGCTCACACGGACTTTATCTTCTCGGTGATTGGCGAAGAGCGGGGCCTCTTCGGTTCGCTCTTTATTGTGGCCCTGTTCATGGGGTTTGCGTTAGCGGCATTCCGGATTGTACTGAAAGCGCCGGACATGTTCGGCAGCATGCTTGCCTGCGGCTGCGCCGTCTGGACCACCTTTCAGGCGGCGTTCATCATGGCCGTCACCGTCGGGCTCCTGCCGACCAAGGGCATGCCGCTGCCGTTCATCAGTTACGGCGGCACGGCTTTGGTCGTGTTTCTGGCCTGTGCGGGTGTGCTGGTGAACATCGGGGCCCAGGTCCATCAGGAGGAAACGGGCGGCCGTTCCATCGTGCCGGGTCAACAGCCGCTTCCGGCCTACTAA
- the mraY gene encoding phospho-N-acetylmuramoyl-pentapeptide-transferase, giving the protein MLYYLAMQLVPLFGPFNVFAYHTVRAGGAAVTAFLFCIFFGPAIIRLLTSLKIGQYIRKEHVSDLHELHKGKAGTPTMGGAMIILATLLALLLWSTLANRLLWLAVFVFCALGVVGFIDDYTKLRRKRNEGLSARAKFIGQIATGAVLGVYLVVKPITVGAMDVAPNDVRDWPGLVNALAAGAAAPADSPNGRVWEWLDEEAQQAVRGALGQLRMTDTQERAIIRGLDRLLDQPDFYEPTVWAGREMSEELASLAGRDAASLERPELLRRNRMLLETALPAQLVGSGSDLHTKINVPGFKNLLIPLGFFYLFFVIFVIVSISNAVNLTDGLDGLAAGVSIISLMAYTGIAYIVSRSDWSHYLYLTYVPEAVELFVFGAAILGAGLGFLWFNAHPAEIFMGDTGSLALGGALGTMAILTKQELLLPIVAGLFVLEALSVLVQVASFKLTGRRVFRMAPLHHHFELLGWSETKVTMRFYIIAILFAIMSMGTLKLR; this is encoded by the coding sequence ATGCTCTATTATCTGGCGATGCAACTCGTGCCCCTTTTCGGGCCGTTCAACGTTTTCGCCTATCACACCGTTCGCGCGGGCGGCGCGGCCGTCACCGCCTTCCTGTTCTGCATCTTTTTTGGCCCCGCCATTATCCGCCTGCTGACCTCGCTCAAGATCGGCCAGTACATCCGCAAGGAGCACGTTTCGGACCTGCACGAACTCCACAAGGGCAAAGCCGGCACCCCCACGATGGGCGGCGCCATGATTATCCTGGCAACCCTGCTCGCGCTGCTGCTGTGGAGCACTCTGGCGAATCGTCTGTTGTGGCTTGCGGTTTTTGTATTTTGCGCCCTGGGCGTCGTGGGCTTCATCGACGACTATACCAAGCTGCGCCGCAAACGCAACGAGGGGCTCAGCGCCCGCGCCAAATTTATCGGCCAGATTGCGACCGGCGCCGTCCTCGGCGTGTACCTCGTGGTGAAACCGATTACCGTCGGAGCCATGGACGTTGCCCCGAACGACGTTCGGGACTGGCCCGGCCTCGTGAACGCCCTCGCTGCTGGCGCGGCGGCCCCGGCGGACTCGCCGAACGGGCGTGTCTGGGAATGGCTCGACGAGGAAGCACAGCAGGCCGTCCGCGGGGCGCTGGGCCAATTGCGCATGACCGATACGCAGGAACGGGCGATCATCCGCGGCCTGGACCGGCTCCTCGACCAGCCGGATTTCTACGAGCCGACGGTCTGGGCGGGCCGGGAGATGTCGGAGGAACTGGCCAGCCTGGCCGGGCGCGATGCAGCGTCCCTGGAGCGCCCCGAGCTGCTGCGGCGGAACCGGATGCTTCTCGAAACCGCGCTTCCGGCTCAGCTTGTCGGCAGCGGTTCCGACCTGCACACGAAGATCAACGTGCCCGGTTTCAAGAACCTGCTCATTCCACTTGGCTTCTTCTATCTGTTCTTTGTCATCTTCGTGATAGTGTCAATCTCGAACGCGGTGAATCTCACGGACGGGCTGGACGGTCTCGCAGCGGGCGTTTCCATCATTTCGCTCATGGCTTATACAGGCATCGCGTACATCGTCAGCCGTTCTGACTGGTCGCACTACTTGTACCTTACCTACGTGCCCGAGGCGGTGGAACTGTTCGTTTTCGGCGCCGCTATTCTCGGCGCGGGTCTCGGGTTTCTCTGGTTCAATGCGCATCCGGCCGAGATCTTCATGGGCGACACCGGTTCGCTGGCCCTCGGCGGCGCTCTCGGCACCATGGCTATCCTCACCAAGCAGGAATTGCTTCTCCCTATTGTCGCGGGCCTCTTCGTGCTAGAGGCGCTCAGCGTGTTGGTCCAGGTTGCGTCGTTCAAGCTCACGGGCCGCCGTGTCTTCCGGATGGCCCCGTTGCACCATCACTTCGAACTTCTAGGCTGGTCCGAAACCAAAGTCACCATGCGCTTCTACATCATCGCGATCCTCTTCGCGATTATGAGCATGGGCACACTGAAACTGCGTTAG